Proteins from a genomic interval of Mobula hypostoma unplaced genomic scaffold, sMobHyp1.1 scaffold_51, whole genome shotgun sequence:
- the LOC134342071 gene encoding zinc finger protein 229-like, with product MAHQRVHTGERLSTCSDCGKGFTSSSQLKVHQRVHTGERPFTCKDCGKGFTRSSNLMAHQRVRTGERPFTCSDCGKGFTSSSQLKVHQRVHTGERPFTCSVCGKGFTQSSQLKVHQQVHTGERPFTCSNCGKGFTQASHLLRHQSVHTREWPFTCSDCGKGFTQSSALMAHQRVHTGERPYTCSDCGKGFTWSSDLMAHQRVHTREQPFTCSECGKGFTTSSQLKVHQRVHTGERPFTCSDCGKGFTWSSNLKAHQRVYSGERPFTCSDCGKGFTSSSQLLRHQSVHTGEWLFTCSDCGKGFTSSSQLKVHQRVHTGERPFTCSDCGKGFTSSSQLLRHQSVHTGERPFSCSVCGKGFILSSQLKVHQRVHTGERPFTCSDCGKGFTSSSQLLRHQSVHTGERPFTCSDCGKGFTSSSQLKVHQRVHTGERPFTCSECGKGFTQLNHLQRHQQAHTG from the coding sequence atggcacaccagcgagttcacaccggggagcggctgtccacctgctcggactgtgggaagggatttacttcgtcatctcaactgaaggtacatcagcgagttcacactggggagaggccgttcacctgcaaagactgtgggaagggattcactcggtcatctaacctaatggctcaccagcgagttcgcaccggggagaggccgttcacctgctcggactgtgggaagggattcacttcgtcatctcaactgaaggtacatcagcgagttcacactggggagaggccgttcacttgttcagtgtgtgggaagggattcactcagtcatctcagctgaaggtacatcagcaagttcacaccggagagaggccattcacctgctcaaactgtgggaagggattcactcaggcatctcacctactgagacaccagtcagttcacaccagagagtggccattcacctgctcagactgtgggaagggattcactcagtcatccgccctaatggcacaccagcgagttcacactggggagaggccgtacacctgctcagactgtgggaagggattcacttggtcatctgacctaatggctcaccagcgagttcacacaagggagcagccgttcacctgctcggaatgtgggaagggattcactacatcatctcaactgaaggtacatcagcgagttcacactggggagagaccattcacctgctcagactgtgggaagggatttacttgGTCATCGAATTTGAAGGCGCATCAGAGAGTTTacagtggagagaggccattcacctgctcagattgtgggaagggattcacttcgtcatctcagttactgagacaccagtcagttcacactggagagtggctgttcacctgctcggactgtgggaagggattcacttcgtcatctcaactgaaggtacatcagcgagttcacactggggagaggccattcacctgctcagactgtgggaagggattcacttcgtcatctcagttactgagacaccagtcagttcacactggtgaGAGGCCGTTctcctgctcagtgtgtgggaagggattcattctgTCGTCACAActaaaggtacatcagcgagttcacactggggagaggcctttcacctgctcagactgtgggaagggattcacttcatCATCTCagttactgagacaccagtcagttcacactggtgagaggccgttcacctgctcagactgtgggaaaggattcacttcgtcatctcaacttaaggtacatcagcgagttcacactggggaaagaccattcacctgctcagagtgtgggaaaggattcactcagttaaACCACCTGCAGAGACACCAGCAAGCTCACACTGGgtag